One Periophthalmus magnuspinnatus isolate fPerMag1 chromosome 15, fPerMag1.2.pri, whole genome shotgun sequence genomic window carries:
- the vsir gene encoding V-type immunoglobulin domain-containing suppressor of T-cell activation: MTRWRVLGAGKNVIWLCALLVNLAKANTALSHGDAALGVFAPHMYYTCPEGATVTLVCNQRGAMKYPQDKLHHPWFFTQQSDQHCSHHTRPRNIVHKLPPGVHVGMSNDNFWLTLENVSHSDQGRYCCMALDVLEKADHHKVLQQSSHSHMVLTITPRRNGTQKCTYLDPTPPGGSVPVALAVAACVLALLSLPLILILVYKQRHSAHSSRRAQELVRMDSEAQGHENPMFLGGSPQVKTRTVSQIMTRQSSETGRHLLSDTGTPLSPPGHGDVFFPAEDPIPESPDLL; encoded by the exons ATGACGCGTTGGAGAGTTCTTGGCGCTGGGAAAAACGTGATCTGGCTGTGCGCGCTGCTGGTGAATTTAGCGAAAG CTAATACAGCGCTGTCCCATGGTGATGCCGCACTGGGGGTCTTTGCTCCCCACATGTACTACACCTGTCCAGAGGGGGCGACGGTGACGCTGGTTTGTAACCAAAGAGGCGCCATGAAATACCCCCAGGACAAGCTCCACCACCCCTGGTTCTTCACCCAACAGAGCGATCAGCACTGTTCACACCACACCAGGCCCAGAAACATTGTACATAAGCTACCTCCAGGGGTCCACGTGGGAATGAGTAATGATAACTTTTGGCTTACACTAGAGAATGTGTCTCATTCAGACCAGGGCCGATACTGCTGCATGGCTCTAGATGTACTGGAGAAGGCCGACCATCACAAAGTACTGCAACAGAGTTCACACAGCCACATGGTGCTGACAATCACACCAA GGAGAAATGGCACTCAGAAGTGCACATATCTGGACCCCACTCCGCCTGGAG GCTCGGTGCCAGTGGCTTTGGCTGTGGCTGCCTGtgttctggctctgctctcacTGCCTCTGATTCTGATACTGGTTTACAAACAACGACACAGTGCCCATTCAAGCAGAC GTGCCCAGGAGCTCGTGAGGATGGACAG TGAAGCTCAGGGACATGAAAACCCAATGTTTCTTGGAGGATCTCCTCAGGTTAAAACCCGGACTGTGTCTCAGATCATGACCAGGCAGTCCTCTGAGACGGGTCGCCACCTGCTGTCCGACACTGGTACACCCCTCTCTCCACCGGGACATGGGGACGTGTTCTTCCCAGCCGAAG ATCCGATCCCAGAGTCTCCAGACCTTCTCTAA